From the Rhodoferax mekongensis genome, one window contains:
- a CDS encoding enoyl-CoA hydratase/isomerase family protein: MQEQDPISDELAIEQRTGVLWLTIQREERRNAMSHGVIAGMAQAIRAAQQQRDIRAIVITGAGPKAFCSGADLQASKVFTGNFSEPHAHLAQLLRAARASHIPLIARVNGFCLAGGMGLLSMCDMAVASTHATFGLPEVKVGVFPAQVLTVLQHLIPRRVLTEMCITGEPITSAQALRYGLVNHVADDVDQKLQWLLERLLDKSPAAIRRGLYTMKSVETMAFEESMAFTESQIALFTLTEDAQEGQKAFQEKRKPVWTGQ; encoded by the coding sequence ATGCAAGAACAAGACCCCATTTCCGACGAGCTGGCCATTGAGCAACGCACAGGCGTGTTGTGGCTCACCATCCAGCGCGAAGAGCGCCGCAACGCCATGAGCCATGGCGTCATTGCCGGAATGGCACAGGCCATACGCGCAGCCCAGCAGCAGCGGGATATTCGAGCCATCGTCATTACCGGCGCAGGACCCAAGGCCTTTTGCTCGGGGGCGGATTTGCAAGCCTCCAAAGTGTTCACAGGGAACTTCTCTGAACCCCACGCCCACTTGGCGCAGCTGCTGCGTGCTGCGCGGGCCAGCCACATTCCCCTGATTGCACGGGTCAACGGCTTTTGCCTGGCCGGTGGCATGGGCCTGCTGTCCATGTGTGACATGGCGGTGGCGTCCACGCATGCGACCTTCGGGTTACCGGAGGTGAAGGTCGGGGTATTTCCCGCGCAGGTGCTGACGGTGCTGCAGCACTTGATTCCACGCCGGGTATTGACCGAGATGTGCATTACCGGTGAGCCCATCACCAGCGCACAAGCCCTGAGATATGGGCTGGTCAACCATGTGGCGGATGATGTGGACCAGAAGCTGCAATGGCTGCTGGAACGCTTGCTGGACAAGTCGCCGGCCGCCATCCGCCGCGGGCTTTACACCATGAAGTCCGTAGAGACCATGGCGTTCGAAGAGTCCATGGCCTTTACGGAAAGCCAGATTGCGCTTTTCACGCTGACCGAAGACGCTCAGGAGGGCCAGAAAGCCTTTCAGGAAAAGCGCAAACCCGTTTGGACGGGTCAATGA
- a CDS encoding SDR family oxidoreductase yields MQPIVLITGGSRGIGAATALAAAEAGYAVAVNYASNSLAADEVVRHIRQQGGNAMTVQADVADEAQVLAMFAKVDAKLGRISALVNSAGVVDQACRVADMTLPRLRRMLDTNVLGSMLCAREAVRRMSTRYGGEGGSIVNLSSVAATLGSPGQYVDYAASKGAIDSFTVGLAREVAGEGVRVNAVRPGIIDTDIHASGGQPDRAQRLAPQVPMQRPGRAEEVAASILWLMSAQASYTTGALIDVAGGR; encoded by the coding sequence ATGCAACCCATTGTTCTCATCACCGGCGGTTCCCGTGGCATTGGCGCCGCCACCGCCCTGGCTGCCGCAGAGGCCGGCTACGCCGTCGCCGTGAATTACGCGAGCAACTCCCTCGCTGCCGATGAGGTGGTCAGGCACATCCGCCAGCAAGGTGGCAATGCCATGACCGTGCAAGCGGATGTGGCTGATGAAGCCCAAGTACTGGCCATGTTTGCCAAAGTGGACGCCAAGCTTGGCCGCATCAGCGCGCTGGTGAACAGTGCGGGCGTGGTGGACCAGGCCTGCCGGGTAGCCGACATGACACTACCGCGCCTGCGCCGCATGTTGGACACGAACGTGCTGGGCAGCATGCTGTGCGCCCGCGAAGCGGTGCGCCGCATGAGCACCCGCTACGGCGGAGAAGGTGGCAGCATCGTCAATCTCTCCAGCGTTGCGGCCACGCTGGGCTCGCCCGGGCAGTATGTGGACTACGCCGCCAGCAAGGGGGCGATTGACAGCTTCACCGTGGGCCTGGCCCGGGAAGTGGCGGGTGAAGGGGTGCGGGTGAATGCGGTGCGCCCGGGCATTATCGACACCGACATCCACGCCTCCGGCGGGCAGCCGGACCGCGCCCAGCGCTTGGCGCCGCAGGTGCCCATGCAGCGCCCCGGCCGTGCCGAAGAGGTGGCAGCCAGCATCCTCTGGCTGATGAGCGCGCAGGCCAGCTACACCACCGGCGCGCTGATCGACGTGGCAGGCGGGCGCTAA
- a CDS encoding ABC-type transport auxiliary lipoprotein family protein, with protein sequence MKSGAARAYSTGAKALLGLMAAGVLAGCAAPRAGTALVYDFGPGAQALAPANRMAPLPPLVLAEVQAPQALDNTSVLYRLNYSDAHVLQPYAQARWSMPPAQLLRQQLRAALSGQRAVLNAHEGVQSPAGALVLRLELEEFSQIFDSPQASSGLLRLRATLSQSAPGGEALVAQRVVLVKSPAASPDAAGGVRALAAAAAQAVEQLDQWVQQTQAALPAKL encoded by the coding sequence ATGAAATCAGGAGCTGCTCGCGCATATTCCACGGGCGCCAAGGCCTTGTTGGGCTTGATGGCGGCGGGTGTGCTTGCGGGGTGTGCCGCACCGCGCGCCGGTACGGCGCTCGTCTATGACTTCGGTCCCGGTGCGCAAGCGTTGGCGCCCGCCAACCGCATGGCACCGCTACCGCCCCTGGTGCTGGCAGAGGTGCAAGCGCCGCAAGCACTGGACAACACCTCGGTGCTATACCGGCTGAATTACAGCGATGCCCACGTGCTGCAGCCGTATGCCCAGGCCCGCTGGAGCATGCCGCCGGCCCAATTGCTGCGCCAGCAACTGCGTGCCGCCTTGAGCGGGCAGCGCGCCGTGTTGAATGCCCATGAAGGTGTCCAGTCGCCGGCGGGCGCCTTGGTTCTGCGCTTGGAGCTCGAAGAGTTCAGCCAGATTTTTGACTCCCCCCAAGCCAGCAGCGGCTTGCTGCGCTTGCGCGCCACGCTCTCCCAGTCGGCCCCCGGAGGCGAGGCGCTGGTCGCCCAGCGTGTGGTGCTGGTGAAGAGCCCCGCCGCAAGCCCGGATGCCGCGGGTGGCGTGCGTGCCTTGGCCGCAGCAGCGGCCCAGGCCGTAGAGCAGCTGGACCAGTGGGTGCAGCAAACCCAGGCCGCTTTGCCGGCCAAACTCTGA
- a CDS encoding ABC transporter ATP-binding protein, with product MSDALEPMVRIEKLWSVFKTAGVSTVIHQDLDLMVAPGEMLSIVGGSGGGKTVLLRQMLGLETPARGTVTVQGRPAAELGRAGASSRVGMLFQHGALFSAFTVLENIAFPLRELGTLPPALVRDVAMVKLQMVGLDAKHAHKMPADLSGGMIKRVALARALAMDPPLILLDEPTAGLDPDSADGFCALLKSLHQELGLTVVMVTHDLDTIFELSTRIAVVADKHVVVDASPDVVVAFDHPFVQDFFRGGRGHRAQVLLHSAANAG from the coding sequence ATGAGCGACGCATTGGAGCCCATGGTCCGGATTGAAAAGCTCTGGTCGGTGTTCAAGACGGCGGGTGTGTCTACGGTCATTCATCAGGACCTGGATCTCATGGTAGCCCCCGGTGAAATGTTGTCCATCGTGGGTGGCTCAGGCGGTGGCAAAACAGTGTTGCTGCGCCAGATGCTGGGCCTTGAGACGCCCGCGCGGGGCACGGTCACCGTGCAAGGCCGTCCGGCTGCTGAGCTGGGCCGGGCCGGTGCATCCAGCCGGGTGGGCATGTTGTTCCAGCATGGGGCTTTGTTCTCTGCCTTCACCGTATTGGAAAACATTGCTTTCCCTCTGCGTGAGCTGGGCACTTTGCCGCCTGCGCTGGTGCGCGATGTGGCCATGGTCAAGCTACAGATGGTGGGGCTGGATGCCAAACACGCCCACAAAATGCCGGCGGACTTGTCAGGCGGCATGATCAAGCGGGTGGCTTTGGCCCGCGCCTTGGCCATGGACCCGCCCTTGATTTTGTTGGACGAACCCACTGCAGGTCTGGACCCTGACAGTGCGGATGGCTTTTGCGCGCTGCTGAAAAGCCTACATCAAGAGTTGGGTTTGACCGTGGTCATGGTGACACACGACCTCGATACCATCTTTGAGTTGAGCACCCGTATCGCGGTAGTGGCCGACAAGCATGTGGTGGTGGATGCCTCACCCGATGTGGTGGTAGCGTTTGACCACCCCTTTGTGCAGGACTTTTTCCGCGGCGGTCGGGGTCACCGTGCGCAAGTGCTCTTGCATTCCGCTGCCAATGCAGGTTAG
- a CDS encoding amidohydrolase family protein, translating to MTQRVGTWLAVAGWWAASAAYAADYAGPIFDAHLHYNVEAQQAHPVDDVLGRMQRSGVRAVLANSRPNDGTRTLADAGAQTRAAGVTVVPLVRLYRDRADYDNWFRDPSIATMVDTELRRGTAAGPYRGLGEFHLYNSAHAAGPVAVQLMARAEREGLVVLAHVDDVAIDGLLRATPSAGARSRLVWAHTGIGGVPVERVRALLRQYPGLMGELSYRPGLTCSAGGAPVLCPEWRSLLLDFPGRFVIGSDTWVNQRWQYYEALMQEYRSWLGDLPPVVARQVAWGNAAGLFGLPAEPAPRP from the coding sequence ATGACACAGCGGGTTGGGACATGGCTGGCAGTTGCAGGCTGGTGGGCCGCGTCAGCTGCTTACGCGGCAGACTATGCTGGGCCCATTTTTGATGCGCACTTGCACTACAACGTGGAGGCCCAGCAGGCGCACCCTGTGGACGACGTGCTGGGCCGCATGCAACGCAGTGGCGTGCGTGCCGTGCTGGCCAACTCCCGCCCGAATGACGGCACCCGCACGCTGGCAGATGCCGGCGCCCAGACTCGCGCTGCTGGCGTCACGGTGGTGCCCCTGGTGCGCCTGTACCGCGACCGGGCGGATTACGACAACTGGTTCCGCGACCCGAGCATTGCCACCATGGTGGATACCGAACTCCGCCGTGGCACCGCAGCCGGGCCCTACCGGGGACTGGGTGAATTCCATCTGTACAACAGCGCCCATGCTGCCGGCCCGGTGGCGGTGCAGCTCATGGCCCGCGCCGAGCGCGAGGGGCTGGTGGTGCTTGCGCATGTGGACGATGTCGCCATTGACGGCTTGCTGCGTGCCACGCCATCGGCCGGTGCCCGCAGCCGGCTTGTTTGGGCCCACACCGGCATAGGTGGAGTGCCGGTAGAGCGGGTGCGTGCGCTATTGCGCCAATACCCGGGCTTGATGGGCGAGCTGTCTTACCGGCCGGGGCTGACCTGCTCTGCCGGGGGAGCTCCGGTGCTGTGCCCCGAGTGGCGATCTCTGTTGCTGGACTTTCCGGGCCGCTTTGTGATCGGTTCAGACACCTGGGTCAACCAGCGCTGGCAGTACTACGAGGCTTTGATGCAGGAGTACCGCAGCTGGTTGGGGGACTTGCCCCCGGTGGTGGCGCGCCAAGTGGCATGGGGCAATGCGGCGGGCTTGTTCGGCCTGCCGGCAGAGCCCGCCCCGCGCCCTTGA
- a CDS encoding LON peptidase substrate-binding domain-containing protein: MPELLTLQSLPLFPLNTVLFPGGSLQLQIFEVRYLDLIGRCHKTGAPFGVVSLLQGDEVRRAEPAGEGFAQEDFVDIGTLATVTEFAAPQAGLMLVRCTAGERFRITRRERLKHGLWVADVQGLQPDRVMPVPDDLKVVAQALESLLDNLQQRTDAAQLPVQPPYRFDDCAWVANRWCELLQLPPPLRQGLMQLDNPLLRLELVGDFLSRNGIAGA; encoded by the coding sequence ATGCCCGAGTTGCTGACCCTGCAGTCCCTGCCGCTGTTTCCCCTGAACACGGTGCTGTTTCCGGGCGGGAGCCTGCAGCTGCAGATTTTTGAAGTCCGCTACCTTGACCTGATCGGTCGCTGCCACAAAACCGGTGCGCCTTTCGGTGTGGTCTCATTGCTTCAGGGTGACGAAGTGCGCCGGGCAGAGCCGGCTGGCGAGGGGTTTGCCCAAGAGGACTTTGTCGACATAGGCACCCTGGCCACCGTGACCGAGTTTGCGGCCCCGCAGGCCGGGCTCATGCTGGTGCGTTGCACGGCCGGAGAGCGCTTTCGCATCACCCGCCGCGAACGGCTCAAACACGGTTTGTGGGTGGCCGATGTGCAAGGCTTGCAACCGGACAGAGTGATGCCGGTCCCCGACGACTTGAAAGTGGTGGCGCAGGCCCTGGAGTCTTTGCTGGACAACCTGCAGCAGCGCACGGATGCCGCCCAACTACCGGTGCAGCCGCCCTACCGGTTTGACGACTGCGCCTGGGTGGCCAACCGCTGGTGTGAGCTGCTGCAGCTCCCGCCACCACTGCGCCAGGGGCTGATGCAACTGGACAATCCGCTGTTGCGTCTGGAGCTGGTGGGCGATTTCCTGAGCCGCAACGGCATCGCCGGCGCCTGA
- a CDS encoding MarC family protein, whose product MDLKPLVTLLAIVNPLAIVPFFIHYTQGFSGAQRRNTIWVSSFSAFVVIAVSALLGLQILEFFGISLASFQVGGGMLLLTSALNMLNAQPAEAKTSTHELQDGAEKAAMGASIAVVPLTIPLLTGPATMSTVVIYADKAKTFFQLSTLVGYGVMVALATALCFSLAQPIARVLGKTGINVMTRLMGLILAALAVEVMSDGLTKLFPVLSGH is encoded by the coding sequence ATGGATCTCAAACCTCTGGTGACCTTGCTGGCCATCGTGAACCCTTTGGCCATCGTGCCGTTTTTCATCCACTACACCCAGGGCTTTTCCGGCGCGCAGCGGCGCAACACCATCTGGGTATCGTCCTTCAGTGCTTTTGTGGTGATTGCGGTCAGCGCCCTGCTGGGTCTGCAGATTCTGGAATTCTTCGGCATCTCGCTGGCCAGCTTCCAGGTGGGCGGCGGCATGCTGCTGCTGACCAGTGCGCTCAACATGCTGAACGCCCAACCCGCCGAAGCCAAGACCAGCACCCATGAATTGCAGGACGGCGCGGAGAAAGCCGCCATGGGCGCCAGCATTGCCGTGGTGCCCCTGACCATTCCATTGCTGACCGGCCCGGCCACCATGTCCACCGTGGTGATTTATGCCGACAAGGCCAAAACCTTTTTCCAGCTCAGCACCCTGGTGGGCTATGGCGTGATGGTGGCGCTGGCCACCGCCTTGTGCTTTTCACTGGCGCAGCCGATTGCGCGCGTGCTGGGCAAGACCGGCATCAATGTGATGACCCGCTTGATGGGCCTGATCCTCGCAGCCCTCGCGGTGGAAGTGATGAGTGACGGCCTGACCAAACTGTTCCCGGTGCTGAGCGGGCACTAA
- a CDS encoding putative Na+/H+ antiporter yields the protein MTDAPSLLNIVGAVLFGIALVHTFCAKFFESLAHRHPAHAGLWHLLGEVEVVFGFWAFVLVAAMALIAGSKEAIDYAESRQYTEPLFVCVVMVVAASRPVLEAVRSLLAGISHLVPLPAPLVLAWLGLAVVPLLGSLITEPAAMTLAALMLAPQIFRPDMPERLKYAALGVLFVNVSIGGTLTSYAAPPVLMVAATWNWDTAFMASQFGWKAALAVIINASAVTWVLRKHLPSGGTADTASATESVPWIVSLVHLAFLAGVVVLAHHPVLFLGLFLFFLGYTQAYTRFQSPLILKEGLLVGFFLAGLVVLGGMQQWWLQPIVSSLAPTELFFGALVLTAVTDNAALTYLGSLIQGITPAAQYMLVAGAVAGGGLTVIANAPNPAGAALLRQGFEDQSIGAGGLLLGALLPTAVAAACFLML from the coding sequence ATGACTGACGCCCCTTCCCTGTTGAATATCGTCGGTGCCGTGCTCTTTGGCATAGCGCTGGTGCACACCTTCTGTGCCAAATTTTTTGAATCGCTCGCGCACCGCCATCCCGCCCATGCAGGTCTTTGGCATTTGCTGGGGGAAGTCGAAGTGGTGTTCGGCTTCTGGGCGTTCGTGCTGGTGGCAGCCATGGCCTTGATAGCGGGAAGCAAAGAAGCCATTGATTACGCCGAGTCGCGACAGTACACCGAGCCGCTGTTTGTATGCGTGGTCATGGTGGTGGCCGCATCCCGGCCGGTGTTGGAAGCGGTGCGCTCCCTGTTGGCCGGCATCAGCCACCTAGTACCTTTGCCTGCGCCGCTGGTACTGGCATGGCTGGGCTTGGCAGTGGTGCCGCTGCTGGGCTCGCTGATTACGGAGCCCGCAGCCATGACCCTGGCAGCCCTGATGCTGGCACCCCAGATCTTCCGGCCGGACATGCCGGAGCGCCTCAAGTACGCCGCTTTGGGCGTGTTGTTTGTGAATGTCTCTATCGGCGGCACACTCACTTCTTATGCCGCACCACCCGTCTTGATGGTCGCTGCCACCTGGAACTGGGACACGGCCTTCATGGCCAGCCAATTCGGATGGAAAGCTGCGCTGGCAGTCATCATCAACGCCAGCGCAGTGACATGGGTTCTGCGCAAACACCTGCCCTCCGGCGGGACAGCGGACACGGCTTCTGCAACGGAGTCGGTGCCCTGGATCGTAAGTCTGGTGCACCTGGCGTTTTTGGCAGGTGTCGTCGTGCTGGCCCACCACCCTGTGCTGTTCCTGGGCCTGTTCCTGTTCTTCCTTGGCTACACCCAGGCCTATACCCGGTTCCAGAGTCCGCTGATCCTCAAAGAGGGCCTGCTGGTCGGCTTCTTTCTCGCCGGTCTCGTCGTTCTCGGCGGCATGCAGCAGTGGTGGCTGCAGCCCATCGTGTCCAGCCTCGCACCCACTGAACTTTTCTTCGGTGCTCTGGTTTTGACTGCGGTCACCGACAACGCCGCGCTCACCTACCTGGGTTCGCTGATTCAGGGCATCACGCCTGCTGCGCAGTACATGCTGGTGGCCGGCGCGGTGGCGGGTGGTGGACTCACCGTCATCGCAAATGCGCCCAACCCGGCCGGCGCGGCCTTGCTGCGTCAGGGCTTTGAAGACCAATCGATTGGCGCGGGCGGCTTGCTGCTTGGCGCCTTGCTCCCCACCGCAGTGGCTGCGGCCTGCTTCCTGATGCTATGA
- a CDS encoding GMC family oxidoreductase, which produces MNNDTTFDYIIIGAGTAGCLLANRLSANASKRVLLIEAGRKDDYHWIHIPVGYLYCIGNPRTDWLFQTAAEAGLNGRSLRYPRGKTLGGCSSINGMIYMRGQARDYDRWAQLTGDASWTWENSLPYFKLHEDHYKGANALHGAKGTASPLIQHNSTDYGKVLRHHQAGGEWRVEKQRLRWDVLDAFAQAATEAGVPATDDFNRGSNEGVGYFEVNQRDGWRWNTAKAFLRPMCYARPNFELWTSAQVAKLVVESNGGNSPLDAPLRCTGVQVWDGTEMITATARREVLLCAGAVGSPQILQLSGIGPGALLQEHGVPVVQDTPGVGANLQDHLQIRAVFKVKNTTTLNTQANSLWGKAKIGLEYALKRSGPMSMAPSQLGAFTRSSPDQAYPNIQYHVQPLSLEAFGEPLHRFNAFTTSVCNLNPTSRGAVSIQSKDFRSAPKIAPNYLSTDEDRKVAADSLRITRRIVAQPALRKYQPEEYKPGVQFQSDAELAQLAGDIATTIFHPVGTTKMGRVEGPDHDPMAVVDSRLKVRGVAGLRVVDAGVMPLITSGNTNSPTLMIAEKAAQWIAEDAELRQ; this is translated from the coding sequence ATGAACAACGACACCACTTTCGACTACATCATCATCGGCGCGGGTACGGCAGGTTGCCTGCTGGCGAACCGGCTGAGCGCCAATGCATCCAAGCGCGTGCTCCTGATCGAGGCAGGGCGCAAAGATGATTACCACTGGATTCACATCCCGGTGGGCTACCTGTACTGCATCGGCAACCCGCGCACTGACTGGCTGTTCCAGACTGCTGCCGAAGCCGGCCTGAACGGGCGCAGCCTGCGCTACCCGCGCGGAAAAACGCTGGGCGGCTGCAGCAGCATCAACGGCATGATTTACATGCGCGGCCAGGCCCGCGACTACGACCGTTGGGCCCAGCTCACCGGCGATGCCAGCTGGACTTGGGAAAACAGCTTGCCCTATTTCAAGCTCCATGAAGACCACTACAAGGGCGCCAACGCACTGCACGGCGCCAAGGGAACAGCCTCCCCGCTGATCCAGCACAACAGCACCGATTACGGCAAGGTGCTTCGCCACCACCAGGCGGGTGGCGAATGGCGGGTGGAAAAACAACGCCTGCGCTGGGACGTGCTGGATGCATTCGCCCAAGCCGCCACAGAGGCCGGGGTACCGGCCACCGACGACTTCAACCGCGGCAGCAACGAAGGCGTGGGTTACTTCGAGGTGAACCAGCGCGACGGTTGGCGCTGGAACACTGCCAAAGCATTTTTGCGCCCCATGTGCTACGCCCGACCTAACTTCGAGTTGTGGACCAGCGCCCAAGTGGCCAAATTGGTGGTGGAGTCGAACGGCGGAAACAGCCCGCTTGACGCGCCTTTGCGCTGCACCGGTGTCCAAGTGTGGGACGGCACAGAGATGATTACTGCCACGGCTCGCCGCGAGGTCTTGCTCTGTGCGGGCGCGGTAGGTTCCCCACAGATCCTGCAACTCTCCGGCATCGGCCCGGGGGCTCTTCTGCAAGAGCATGGCGTTCCAGTCGTGCAGGACACGCCCGGTGTGGGCGCGAATTTGCAAGACCACCTGCAAATTCGCGCCGTCTTCAAGGTCAAAAACACCACGACCCTGAACACCCAGGCCAACAGCCTGTGGGGCAAAGCCAAAATCGGGTTGGAATATGCGCTCAAGCGCAGTGGCCCCATGAGCATGGCGCCCAGCCAGCTCGGCGCCTTTACCCGCAGCAGCCCGGACCAGGCGTACCCCAACATCCAGTACCACGTGCAACCCTTGAGCCTGGAAGCATTCGGCGAGCCCCTGCACCGCTTCAACGCGTTCACCACGAGCGTGTGCAACCTGAACCCGACCAGCCGTGGCGCCGTCAGCATCCAGTCCAAGGACTTTCGGAGTGCCCCGAAAATTGCCCCCAACTACCTGAGCACCGACGAAGACCGCAAGGTGGCCGCAGACTCCCTGCGCATCACACGCCGCATCGTCGCGCAACCCGCCTTGCGGAAGTACCAACCGGAAGAATACAAGCCGGGTGTGCAGTTCCAGTCGGATGCTGAGCTGGCCCAGCTGGCAGGCGACATTGCCACCACGATCTTCCACCCGGTGGGCACTACCAAGATGGGACGGGTCGAAGGTCCGGACCACGACCCCATGGCGGTGGTGGACAGCCGCCTCAAAGTGCGGGGCGTGGCCGGCCTGCGGGTGGTCGATGCGGGCGTCATGCCGCTCATTACCAGCGGCAACACCAACTCCCCCACCTTGATGATTGCGGAGAAGGCCGCGCAATGGATTGCCGAAGATGCCGAGCTGCGCCAATGA
- a CDS encoding MlaD family protein: MENKSHAFAAGAFVLVLLALMTALAVWLTRDTTEQRVFEISSPEGVTGLQPQAAVRYKGVLVGRVIEIALDPVQRGNVLLRIAVNETAPITQSTFAALGFQGVTGLAFIQLDDKEEGSAALVAQGDAVPRIPMRPSMVSRLSEQGGNLLTQLEQASIRMNSLLATDNQKQLMGAIGNLSQAAANISALTQRAGAVLGAEGAPDAVNLPRMVQQADVTLKSMQSTAERLSTSAEAVRNSADEFRRTNRRLNEPGGTLDKIAQSTEALATTSRQVQSQLLPRLNRTVEDTGRTVRQVGRAAETLGDNPQSVLWGRSSTAPGPGERGFVAPPAAATAP; this comes from the coding sequence ATGGAAAACAAATCCCACGCTTTTGCTGCCGGCGCCTTCGTTTTGGTGCTGTTGGCCTTGATGACAGCACTGGCCGTCTGGCTGACCCGCGACACCACCGAGCAACGCGTGTTCGAAATCTCCAGTCCCGAAGGGGTGACTGGCCTTCAGCCTCAGGCAGCTGTGCGCTACAAAGGCGTGCTGGTGGGCCGGGTGATCGAGATCGCGCTGGACCCGGTGCAACGCGGCAATGTGCTGCTGCGCATTGCCGTCAATGAGACGGCACCCATCACCCAAAGCACCTTTGCGGCATTGGGCTTTCAGGGCGTGACCGGCCTGGCGTTTATCCAGTTGGATGACAAGGAAGAGGGCAGCGCGGCCTTGGTGGCGCAAGGCGATGCGGTGCCCCGCATCCCCATGCGGCCCAGCATGGTGTCCCGCCTGTCAGAGCAAGGTGGAAACCTGCTCACCCAACTGGAGCAAGCCAGCATCCGCATGAACAGCTTGTTGGCCACCGACAACCAGAAGCAGCTCATGGGGGCCATCGGCAACCTGAGCCAGGCGGCCGCCAATATCAGTGCTTTGACGCAGCGTGCCGGTGCTGTTTTGGGTGCCGAGGGTGCCCCGGACGCGGTGAACCTGCCCCGTATGGTGCAGCAGGCCGACGTCACCTTGAAAAGCATGCAATCCACAGCTGAGCGTTTAAGCACCAGCGCAGAAGCGGTGCGCAACTCTGCCGACGAGTTCCGGCGGACCAACCGCCGTCTGAATGAGCCGGGCGGCACCTTGGACAAAATTGCACAAAGCACCGAGGCGCTGGCCACCACCAGCCGGCAAGTGCAGAGCCAGTTGCTGCCACGCTTGAACCGCACAGTAGAAGACACGGGCCGCACCGTGCGCCAGGTGGGCCGCGCAGCAGAAACGCTGGGCGACAATCCGCAAAGCGTGCTGTGGGGTCGCAGCAGCACGGCGCCGGGCCCCGGTGAACGGGGCTTTGTGGCACCACCTGCTGCGGCGACTGCCCCATGA
- a CDS encoding MlaE family ABC transporter permease, which yields MRTLVTLYCSLVEDTQPGLQLAQDPEGPRVILRGRWTADALSAKHVWQPLEKALHGVPGHGGSAVAWDLREAQRIDHTGAQVLWNAWGRQWPAKLQAEPLQKALLDRVAKFTVPTPPVERLDWHALLVSLGRKLARVESHLGGMVRLIGQLMLDVLQLLRHPLQGPWRDVSGHLYRIGATALPITALVGFLIGVVLAYLMSKQLRQYGADSFIVNILGMSLIRELGPVLAAILVAGRSGSAITAQIGVMRVTEELDAMRVMGIPKGFRLVMPRTLAMAIAMPLVAVWTTMAALLGGMLASDLSMGLTPAYFFTALPKTVEISNLWLSLVKSCVFGVLISLLACHHGLRVKPDTQSLGEGTTASVVSSITMVILVDALFAVIFKSVGL from the coding sequence ATGCGCACCTTAGTCACTCTCTATTGCAGCCTCGTGGAGGATACCCAGCCCGGACTTCAGCTCGCCCAAGACCCCGAGGGTCCCCGGGTGATCCTGCGTGGCCGCTGGACGGCCGATGCGCTCTCTGCGAAGCACGTCTGGCAGCCCCTGGAGAAGGCACTCCACGGCGTACCGGGTCATGGGGGGAGCGCAGTAGCATGGGACCTGCGTGAGGCCCAGCGGATCGACCACACTGGTGCCCAGGTGCTGTGGAATGCATGGGGCCGCCAATGGCCGGCCAAGCTCCAGGCCGAGCCGCTGCAAAAGGCGCTGTTGGACCGGGTCGCCAAATTCACGGTACCGACCCCACCCGTTGAGCGTCTCGACTGGCATGCCCTGTTGGTTTCGCTCGGGCGCAAGCTGGCCCGCGTGGAGAGTCACCTCGGTGGCATGGTGCGCCTGATCGGGCAGTTGATGCTGGATGTGCTGCAGCTGCTGCGACACCCCCTTCAAGGGCCATGGCGCGATGTGTCGGGGCACTTGTACCGCATAGGTGCTACCGCTTTGCCTATCACCGCCCTGGTGGGCTTTTTGATCGGTGTGGTGCTGGCCTATCTGATGTCCAAGCAGCTGCGCCAATACGGGGCCGACAGCTTCATCGTCAATATTCTGGGCATGTCGCTGATCCGCGAGTTGGGTCCGGTGCTGGCTGCCATTCTGGTGGCGGGGCGATCGGGTTCCGCCATTACTGCGCAGATCGGCGTCATGCGGGTGACGGAAGAGCTGGACGCCATGCGCGTCATGGGCATACCCAAGGGTTTCCGCCTCGTCATGCCCCGTACGTTGGCAATGGCCATTGCCATGCCTCTAGTGGCGGTCTGGACCACGATGGCGGCCCTGTTGGGTGGCATGCTGGCTTCTGACTTGTCCATGGGACTCACCCCGGCTTATTTCTTTACTGCCTTGCCCAAGACGGTGGAAATTTCCAACCTCTGGCTGTCCCTGGTCAAGTCCTGTGTGTTCGGGGTGTTGATTTCCCTGCTGGCCTGTCACCACGGTTTGCGTGTCAAGCCCGACACCCAAAGCCTGGGCGAGGGCACCACGGCTTCGGTGGTGAGTTCCATCACCATGGTGATTCTGGTGGACGCGCTGTTTGCGGTGATTTTCAAATCGGTGGGCCTATGA